A DNA window from Camelina sativa cultivar DH55 chromosome 17, Cs, whole genome shotgun sequence contains the following coding sequences:
- the LOC104757834 gene encoding MLP-like protein 168, whose protein sequence is MVQEEVEVDVEIKSMADKFHMFARRSQHVSKATRYIQGCDLLEGEWGKTGSILLWKLTPVHGEPRVSKDRIEAMDLENNVIQWRVLEGPLKKEHKSFLKTMKVSPKKGEPGSVVKWNMRYERLDENVAHPERLLQFFVKVIKDIDRYLLSDD, encoded by the exons ATGGTACAGGAAGAGGTAGAGGTAGATGTGGAGATCAAATCTATGGCTGATAAGTTCCACATGTTCGCCAGGAGATCACAACATGTTTCCAAAGCCACTCGCTACATTCAGGGATGTGATCTGCTCGAAGGCGAGTGGGGCAAAACTGGAAGCATACTCTTGTGGAAATTAACTCCTG TACATGGAGAGCCAAGAGTGTCAAAGGATAGGATCGAGGCCATGGATCTTGAGAATAATGTGATCCAGTGGAGGGTGTTGGAAGGACCTTTGAAGAAAGAGCACAAGAGCTTCTTGAAAACGATGAAGGTGAGCCCTAAGAAAGGGGAGCCTGGAAGTGTGGTGAAGTGGAACATGAGGTATGAACGACTTGATGAGAACGTGGCTCACCCAGAGAGGCTCCTTCAGTTCTTCGTCAAAGTGATTAAGGATATTGACCGATACCTCTTGTCTGATGATTAG